A window of Castanea sativa cultivar Marrone di Chiusa Pesio chromosome 1, ASM4071231v1 contains these coding sequences:
- the LOC142610058 gene encoding phenolic glucoside malonyltransferase 2-like: MATQNSIKLLEVCRVSPLFDSPNTATEFSLPLTFFDLLFFKSAPIEFLSFYSHTHLDDYLYFDSILSKLKHSLSLTLPHFLPLVGKLIWPPNSQTPIIHYTPGDSMSLTIAESDANFDNLSGHHVTEARDFCPLLPHLETSDSEASILTLQVTLFPNKGFCLGIVADHAVLDGKAMSLFLDSWVYISKLEKLITKNNATLLPELTPFFDRTVFKYPATLDSMFSNRLLAMNSCRSLKSFNFEVPADLVRATFELSRTDIEKIRKRVLSWGDKNGETKTSTSEPLHLSTFVLTFAYIMVCVAKAKEVESNKMIYLYITANFRSRLDPPIPANYFGNCVGGGVIGAEARELMEESGLAIAAYRIIDGIKKMKGFLNEADKLIEMLTREKDVEGTQTQPEEIWVAWSNKFRDYERDFGWGRPKKVGLANIQRTKAIGTTMVDSKNGNGGVEVGMVLKKHEMDRFASLFVTGLQSL; encoded by the coding sequence atggCAACACAAAATTCGATTAAACTATTGGAAGTTTGCAGAGTCTCTCCGCTCTTTGACTCCCCAAACACAGCTACTGAGTTCTCACTCCCACTTACTTTCTTTGACCTCTTGTTCTTCAAATCCGCACCAATTGAGTTTCTTTCCTTCTACTCACATACTCACTTAGACGACTATCTTTACTTTGACTCAATCCTCTCCAAACTCAAGCACTCACTCTCCCTCACTCTCCCACACTTTCTCCCACTTGTAGGGAAACTAATATGGCCTCCTAATTCTCAAACACCCATAATCCATTACACTCCCGGTGATTCAATGTCACTCACTATAGCTGAATCTGATGCCAACTTTGACAATCTATCTGGACACCACGTAACTGAAGCTAGAGACTTTTGTCCTCTCCTACCCCACTTGGAAACATCAGATTCAGAAGCTTCAATTTTGACATTGCAAGTCACTCTCTTTCCAAACAAAGGGTTTTGCCTTGGCATTGTTGCGGACCATGCGGTTCTTGATGGGAAAGCCATGTCATTGTTCTTGGACTCATGGGTTTATATAAGCAAACTCGAAAAACTGATCACCAAGAACAACGCAACTTTATTACCAGAACTAACACCATTCTTTGACAGAACCGTTTTCAAATACCCAGCTACACTCGACTCGATGTTCTCAAACCGTTTGTTAGCAATGAATAGCTGTCGAAGCCTTAAGTCATTCAATTTTGAGGTTCCAGCAGACCTTGTTCGAGCCACATTCGAGTTAAGCCGTACAGATATAGAAAAAATCAGGAAAAGGGTTTTGTCATGGGGTGATAAGAATGGTGAAACTAAAACAAGCACCTCGGAACCACTCCATTTATCAACCTTTGTCCTCACATTTGCATATATAATGGTTTGTGTGGCAAAAGCCAAAGAAGTAGAAAGTAACAAAATGATCTACCTATATATCACAGCTAATTTCCGGTCTCGTTTAGACCCTCCGATTCCAGCCAATTATTTTGGTAACTGTGTTGGAGGAGGTGTTATAGGTGCCGAAGCAAGAGAGTTAATGGAGGAATCTGGGCTGGCCATTGCTGCTTATAGGATCATTGATGGCATCAAAAAGATGAAGGGATTTCTTAATGAAGCAGATAAATTGATTGAAATGTTGACGAGAGAGAAGGATGTTGAaggaacccaaacccaaccGGAAGAGATTTGGGTTGCCTGGTCAAACAAATTCAGGGATTATGAGAGGGATTTTGGGTGGGGAAGACCTAAGAAAGTGGGGCTCGCGAACATACAAAGAACTAAAGCAATTGGAACTACTATGGTGGATAGCAAAAATGGGAATGGAGGAGTTGAAGTTGGTATGGTCTTAAAGAAGCATGAAATGGACCGATTTGCTTCTCTCTTTGTTACTGGCTTACAAAGCCTTTAA
- the LOC142631286 gene encoding malonyl-CoA:anthocyanidin 5-O-glucoside-6''-O-malonyltransferase-like: MATQSSMKILEVSTISPSSDSPNTATEISLPLTIFDLFFLKAAPIEVLSFYSHTDLDFFFFDSILSKLKHSLSLTLPHFLPLVGKLTWPPDSQKPIIHYTPGDSISLTIAESDANFDDLSGDHVTEARNFCHLIPHLETSDSKASILTLQVTFFSNKGFCLGVVANHAVLDGKTMSLFLDSWAYISKLDKDSTLLPELTPFFDRTAVKYPATLDSMFSDRLLATNSRSLKPHNFGDPTEDIVRGTFELSRTDIEKLRKRVFSWGDKVGDEAKRKTLEPFQLSTFVLTFAYIMVCVAKAKELESNKLICLYIPANYRTRLDPPVPTNYFGNCAGAGGIVAQARELMEEFGLAIAAYRIIDGIKKIEGFLDEAEKWIKLATGEMGAEGTQTLPEMITVAWSNKFKDYERDFGWGRPQKVALTNINRTRATTIAESKNGNGGVEVGVVLKKHEMDLFASLFVTGQKSFCFYQMLENNPTMGNKQLDDSPTIPSSYYWKKHSTNKILDTVQDLWRDYHHVGNTGRISVFTNKPYSIAIPDLHRVGYINLSQFITKEPDYEPLIYCGLCNHYAMYHEHNYDDDSQWDPYEGYPSDAPDTD, encoded by the exons atggCGACACAAAGCTCGATGAAAATATTGGAGGTCAGTACAATCTCTCCGTCCTCAGACTCCCCAAACACAGCCACTGAGATCTCTCTCCCACTCACTATCTTTgatctctttttcttaaaaGCCGCACCTATTGAGGTTCTTTCCTTCTACTCGCATACTGActtagacttttttttcttcgaCTCAATCCTCTCCAAACTCAagcactcactctctctcactctcccaCACTTTCTCCCACTTGTAGGGAAACTAACATGGCCTCCTGATTCTCAAAAACCCATCATTCATTACACCCCTGGTGATTCCATTTCACTCACTATAGCTGAATCCGATGCCAACTTTGACGATCTATCTGGAGACCATGTAACTGAAGCTAGAAACTTTTGTCATCTCATACCCCACTTGGAAACATCAGACTCAAAAGCTTCAATTTTGACATTGCAAGTCACTTTCTTTTCAAACAAAGGGTTTTGCCTTGGCGTTGTTGCGAACCATGCGGTTCTTGATGGGAAAACCATGTCATTATTCTTGGACTCATGGGCTTATATAAGCAAGCTTGATAAAGACTCTACTTTATTGCCAGAACTAACACCATTCTTCGACAGAACTGCGGTCAAATACCCGGCTACACTCGACTCTATGTTCTCAGACCGTTTGTTAGCGACGAATAGCCGAAGCCTTAAGCCACACAATTTCGGGGATCCAACAGAAGACATTGTTCGAGGCACATTCGAGTTAAGCCGTACAGACATAGAAAAACTCAGGAAAAGGGTTTTTTCATGGGGGGACAAGGTTGGTGATGAAGCTAAAAGAAAGACATTGGAACCATTTCAGTTATCAACCTTTGTCCTTACATTTGCATATATAATGGTTTGTGTGGCAAAAGCCAAAGAATTAGAAAGTAACAAATTGATCTGCCTATATATCCCAGCTAATTATCGGACTCGTTTAGACCCTCCAGTTCCAACAAATTATTTCGGTAATTGTGCTGGAGCAGGTGGTATAGTTGCCCAAGCAAGAGAGTTAATGGAGGAATTTGGGTTGGCCATTGCTGCTTATAGGATCATTGATGGCATCAAAAAGATTGAGGGATTTCTTGATGAAGCAGAGAAATGGATTAAACTGGCGACAGGAGAGATGGGAGCTGAAGGAACCCAAACCCTACCGGAAATGATTACGGTTGCATGGTCAAACAAATTCAAGGATTATGAGAGGGATTTCGGGTGGGGCAGACCTCAGAAAGTGGCACTTACGAACATAAACAGAACTAGAGCAACTACTATAGCGGAAAGCAAAAATGGGAATGGAGGAGTTGAAGTTGGTGTGGTCTTAAAGAAGCATGAAATGGACCTATTTGCTTCTCTTTTTGTTACTG GTCAAAAgtccttttgtttctatcagatgCTGGAGAACAATCCCACAATGGGAAACAAACAACTGGATGACAGTCCAACCATCCCCTCATCTT ACTATTGGAAAAAGCATTCCACCAATAAAATCCTTGATACTGTGCAAGATTTATGGAGAGACTACCACCATGTTGGTAACACAGGAAGAATTTCTGTTTTCACCAACAAACCTTACTCCATTGCTATTCCAGATCTCCACAGGGTTGGTTACATTAATCTCAGTCAGTTCATCACAAAAGAACCTGATTATGAGCCATTAATATACTGTGGATTATGCAACCATTATGCCATGTATCACGAGCATAATTATGACGATGATTCCCAATGGGATCCCTACGAAGGatatccatcagatgctcctgatactGATTAA